In a single window of the Olivibacter sp. SDN3 genome:
- a CDS encoding twin-arginine translocase TatA/TatE family subunit, with the protein MLYIILLGIIGGQELTFIILAILLLFGGKKIPELMRGLGQGLREFKEGQTSEQQEKQTK; encoded by the coding sequence ATGTTATATATAATTTTATTAGGTATCATTGGCGGTCAGGAGCTCACCTTCATTATTCTTGCTATTTTACTCCTCTTCGGAGGTAAAAAAATCCCTGAACTTATGCGTGGACTGGGACAAGGCCTTCGCGAATTCAAAGAAGGACAGACCAGTGAGCAACAAGAAAAACAAACAAAATGA